The following are from one region of the Candidatus Limnocylindrales bacterium genome:
- a CDS encoding AMP-binding protein: MAGEPLIFDADLTLRAQIQARADHPTASGKVFLKHHDRTWTFRQFRDEATRVAHFLLRRLGRIDDAHPGHVAMLLENHLELLSLYGGCGIAGVTLFGVNTGLRGRTLAGVLNQSRARLLVVDERFAEEVEKVRADLQHVGAEDVLYLRTQSAPGALAAGTDYLHCLASEVAPEGASLEYPEADVTPGTNLMIIYTSGTTGLPKGIINNHFKLCATGIGVSTQLQLGQDDCGYACMPLFHSNSMFIGFMPTFWVGASLGIRERFSASNFVPDVVRYGVTYWNYVGEPVHYVLQTLQKQYGGDLDRLRAEVTNHPDNHLRYAIGNGASPPDIDRFVDWLGLEDMFELYGSTEAAIATYRRLGDPRGSVGEITDPAVKILDSKGDECPPAELGSDGRILNYEEAVGEICRVAGDTALFQGYFDNPGANSQKYRDGVYHSGDLGHILVRDGKRYLFFDGRTDDWIRKDGENFSALQVARLLSEHPDIPLVAAYGVPCAVSDELVMAAVKMREGATFDPQAFFDFCERQVTEGGMDRKWFPDFVRVVEDFEYTGTQKILVRNLKAVHFDPHRIPDPLFWRERGDRTFKPLTSADYARLRDQFAAAEKLPLLER; the protein is encoded by the coding sequence GTGGCTGGTGAGCCCCTCATTTTCGACGCTGATTTGACGCTGCGCGCTCAGATCCAGGCCCGCGCGGACCACCCGACGGCAAGCGGCAAGGTCTTCCTCAAGCACCACGACCGCACCTGGACGTTCCGCCAGTTCCGCGACGAGGCCACGCGAGTCGCGCATTTTCTGCTGCGCCGCCTCGGACGCATCGACGATGCGCATCCCGGCCACGTGGCCATGCTCCTGGAGAACCATCTCGAGTTGCTGTCGCTGTACGGAGGCTGCGGCATCGCGGGCGTCACGCTGTTCGGTGTCAACACGGGCCTGCGCGGAAGGACGCTCGCTGGAGTCCTCAATCAATCGCGAGCGCGCCTGCTGGTCGTCGACGAACGCTTTGCCGAGGAGGTCGAGAAGGTGCGGGCCGACCTGCAGCATGTCGGGGCCGAGGACGTGCTGTACCTTCGCACCCAGAGCGCGCCGGGCGCGCTGGCCGCCGGCACCGATTACCTGCACTGCCTCGCATCGGAGGTGGCGCCCGAGGGAGCCAGCCTGGAGTACCCGGAGGCGGACGTCACGCCCGGAACCAACCTGATGATCATCTACACCTCGGGGACCACCGGGCTTCCCAAGGGCATCATCAACAACCATTTCAAGCTCTGTGCCACCGGCATCGGCGTATCCACGCAGCTTCAGCTGGGACAGGACGACTGCGGGTATGCGTGCATGCCGCTGTTCCATTCCAACTCGATGTTCATCGGGTTCATGCCGACGTTCTGGGTCGGCGCCAGCCTGGGCATCCGAGAGCGCTTCTCGGCGAGCAATTTCGTGCCCGACGTCGTGCGGTACGGCGTCACGTATTGGAACTACGTCGGCGAGCCGGTGCACTACGTGCTGCAGACACTGCAGAAGCAGTACGGCGGCGACCTCGACCGCCTGCGCGCCGAGGTCACGAACCATCCCGACAACCATCTGCGGTATGCGATCGGCAACGGCGCTTCACCGCCCGACATCGACAGGTTCGTCGACTGGCTCGGGCTCGAGGACATGTTCGAGCTCTATGGCAGCACCGAAGCGGCCATCGCGACGTATCGCCGCCTCGGCGACCCGCGCGGCAGCGTCGGCGAGATCACCGATCCTGCGGTGAAGATCCTCGACAGCAAGGGCGACGAATGTCCGCCCGCCGAGCTTGGCAGCGACGGCCGCATCCTCAACTACGAAGAAGCGGTGGGAGAGATCTGCCGCGTGGCCGGCGATACGGCGCTCTTCCAGGGCTACTTCGACAATCCCGGCGCCAATTCCCAGAAGTACCGCGACGGCGTCTATCACTCCGGCGATCTCGGGCACATCCTGGTGCGCGACGGCAAGCGCTACCTCTTCTTCGACGGCCGCACCGACGACTGGATCCGCAAGGACGGTGAGAACTTCTCGGCGCTGCAGGTGGCGCGGCTGCTCTCGGAGCACCCCGATATTCCTCTCGTTGCCGCCTACGGCGTGCCGTGTGCCGTGTCGGACGAGCTGGTGATGGCGGCGGTGAAGATGCGCGAGGGCGCAACGTTCGACCCGCAGGCGTTCTTCGACTTCTGCGAGCGCCAGGTCACTGAGGGCGGGATGGACCGCAAGTGGTTTCCGGACTTCGTACGGGTCGTCGAAGACTTCGAGTACACCGGCACGCAGAAGATCCTGGTCCGCAATCTGAAGGCCGTGCACTTCGATCCGCACCGGATCCCGGATCCGCTGTTCTGGCGCGAGCGCGGCGACCGCACGTTCAAGCCTCTTACCTCTGCCGACTACGCGCGCCTGCGAGACCAGTTCGCGGCTGCCGAAAAGCTGCCGTTGCTGGAGCGGTAG
- a CDS encoding PAS domain S-box protein: MTSTFGLARPRIDLTPVLAGLGLAALTFVMFVLDLFTNGQAAFGLPNLVVLLCGHRVLRGRFMFSLALFVCAMVVAVPTIIHQLVPGPIPVGHILGRTLVVGSVWMFAVLLVQRDRARAEMLEHQDMAEDTLVKRTSELRQVNVQLHREINERRRAENRSLYLASIVESSEDAIIGQGIDGVIVSWNPGATRVYGYDREEMIGQHASILLPVEHEAEMAGFLARVARGERVEHIETVRRRSDGSLIDVSVCMSAIHDQRGEIVGASSIERDITRRKQAEEALQSLNAELEARVAERTEALAAAMSELEAFSYSVSHDLRAPLRALQGFSAALQEDCKDRLLESDVDLLDRIRSAAGRMDRIIDDLLQLSQASHRRIDQEVVDLSTLARDVAAELHAQRGQRQVRWQIAPGMDAWGDQGLLLLVVQNLLGNAFKYSRDVEEAVIEMGIEERAGGAVTYFVRDNGVGFDSQYADKLFRPFQRLHRRDEFEGSGIGLATVERVIRRHGGRIHAESSIGKGATFRFTLPAPSAVRLDAVA, from the coding sequence ATGACGTCGACGTTTGGCCTGGCGCGCCCGCGCATCGACCTGACGCCGGTCCTGGCAGGCCTGGGGCTGGCGGCGCTGACGTTCGTCATGTTCGTGCTCGACCTCTTCACGAACGGTCAGGCGGCATTCGGCCTTCCCAATCTCGTCGTCCTTCTTTGCGGTCATCGCGTCCTGCGCGGCCGCTTCATGTTCTCTCTGGCGCTGTTCGTCTGCGCCATGGTCGTGGCGGTACCGACGATCATTCATCAGCTCGTGCCCGGGCCCATTCCCGTCGGTCACATCCTGGGTCGGACGCTGGTGGTGGGATCGGTCTGGATGTTCGCGGTTCTGCTCGTGCAGCGGGACCGGGCGCGCGCCGAGATGCTCGAGCATCAGGACATGGCCGAGGACACGCTGGTCAAGCGCACCAGCGAGCTGCGCCAGGTCAACGTCCAGCTGCACCGCGAGATCAACGAGCGGCGCCGCGCCGAGAACCGCTCCCTGTACCTCGCATCGATCGTCGAGTCGTCCGAGGACGCCATCATCGGCCAGGGGATCGACGGCGTGATCGTCAGCTGGAATCCGGGCGCGACGCGCGTGTACGGCTACGATCGCGAGGAGATGATCGGCCAGCATGCGTCGATCCTGCTGCCGGTCGAGCACGAGGCGGAGATGGCAGGCTTTCTGGCGCGCGTGGCTCGTGGGGAGCGCGTCGAGCACATCGAGACGGTGCGCCGGCGCAGCGACGGCAGCCTGATCGACGTCTCCGTCTGCATGTCCGCCATTCACGACCAGAGGGGCGAGATCGTCGGGGCATCCTCGATCGAGCGCGACATCACGCGCCGCAAGCAGGCCGAGGAGGCGCTGCAGAGCCTCAACGCCGAGCTCGAGGCGCGCGTCGCCGAGCGCACCGAGGCGCTGGCCGCCGCCATGAGCGAGCTGGAGGCCTTCAGCTATTCGGTCTCGCACGACCTGCGGGCGCCGCTGCGCGCGCTGCAGGGGTTCAGTGCGGCGTTGCAGGAGGACTGCAAGGACCGCCTGCTCGAGAGCGACGTGGACCTGCTCGACCGCATCCGCTCGGCAGCCGGGCGCATGGATCGGATCATCGACGATCTGCTCCAGCTCTCGCAGGCCAGCCACCGGCGCATCGATCAGGAAGTCGTCGATCTGAGCACGCTGGCGCGCGACGTGGCGGCGGAGCTCCATGCGCAGCGCGGCCAGCGGCAGGTGCGCTGGCAGATCGCGCCCGGGATGGATGCGTGGGGGGACCAGGGCCTGCTCCTGCTGGTCGTGCAGAACCTGCTCGGCAATGCGTTCAAATACTCGCGCGACGTCGAGGAGGCGGTGATCGAGATGGGCATCGAGGAACGCGCCGGCGGCGCGGTCACCTACTTCGTGCGCGACAACGGCGTCGGCTTCGACTCGCAGTACGCCGACAAGCTCTTCCGTCCGTTCCAGCGCCTGCACCGCCGCGACGAGTTCGAAGGGTCGGGCATCGGCCTGGCCACGGTCGAGCGCGTCATTCGCCGTCATGGTGGACGCATCCACGCCGAGAGCAGCATCGGCAAAGGCGCAACGTTCCGCTTCACGTTGCCGGCCCCGTCCGCCGTCCGCCTGGACGCGGTGGCCTGA
- a CDS encoding aldehyde dehydrogenase family protein, protein MRVFDKVLIAGEWVTPHGSGFFDVINPTTEEACGRIPRADTRDVDAAVTSARAALLGWKLTPAAERGRCLRAIADEMDARAAELADVIVEELGSPAAMTAQYMVGFPASTIRFYADLLEKNGYAFEERIGNSVVIREPKGVVAAITPWNYPIHQITAKVGPALAAGCTVVVKPSCEVALSCFLFAEIAGRHLPPGVFNFLSGKGSEIGEAMATHPQVDMVSLTGSTEVGRKIMALAAQSIKDVSLELGGKAANIILDDADPAVISAGVHHAYTNAGQTCAAWTRMLVPRSMHEEACRVARHVAENVIIPGDPRTPPEPGTTRMGPQVSRQQYETVLGYIRAGIDEGARLVAGGTEPPPGLTRGYFVRPTVFGEVRPEMRIAQEEIFGPVLTIMPYEDEDDAVRIANSTIFGLGGAIWSKDVDRAMAVGRRIDTGGIDINGGTFNTLAPFRGIKQSGIGAELGVAGLEEYLTTKSFQLPIDGKIAAYLEGRFEARR, encoded by the coding sequence ATGCGCGTATTCGACAAGGTCCTCATCGCTGGAGAATGGGTCACGCCGCACGGAAGCGGCTTCTTCGATGTCATCAACCCGACGACCGAGGAGGCGTGCGGCCGCATTCCGCGAGCCGACACGCGCGACGTCGACGCCGCCGTGACTTCCGCACGAGCGGCGCTGCTCGGCTGGAAGCTGACGCCGGCGGCCGAGCGAGGTCGCTGCCTTCGCGCCATTGCCGACGAGATGGACGCTCGTGCCGCGGAGCTGGCCGACGTCATCGTCGAGGAGCTGGGCTCGCCCGCCGCGATGACGGCGCAGTACATGGTCGGCTTTCCCGCCTCCACGATTCGTTTCTATGCAGACCTGCTCGAGAAGAACGGCTACGCCTTCGAGGAGCGCATCGGCAATTCGGTGGTGATCCGGGAGCCCAAAGGCGTGGTCGCTGCGATCACCCCGTGGAACTACCCCATCCATCAGATCACGGCCAAGGTCGGGCCGGCGCTGGCCGCGGGCTGCACGGTGGTCGTCAAGCCGAGCTGTGAAGTGGCGCTGTCGTGCTTCCTGTTCGCGGAGATCGCGGGGCGTCACCTGCCGCCCGGCGTCTTCAACTTCCTTTCGGGCAAGGGCAGCGAGATCGGCGAGGCGATGGCGACGCATCCGCAGGTGGACATGGTGTCCCTGACCGGAAGCACCGAGGTCGGGCGCAAGATCATGGCGCTGGCCGCGCAGTCCATCAAAGACGTCTCGCTCGAGCTCGGCGGCAAGGCTGCCAACATCATCCTCGACGATGCGGACCCGGCGGTGATCAGCGCCGGCGTCCATCACGCCTACACCAACGCCGGGCAGACGTGCGCCGCCTGGACGCGCATGCTGGTGCCGCGCTCCATGCACGAGGAGGCCTGCCGCGTGGCCAGGCACGTGGCCGAAAACGTCATCATCCCGGGCGACCCGCGCACGCCGCCGGAGCCGGGCACCACGCGAATGGGGCCGCAGGTCAGCCGCCAGCAGTACGAGACGGTGCTCGGGTACATCCGCGCCGGCATCGACGAGGGCGCGCGTCTGGTGGCCGGAGGCACCGAGCCGCCGCCGGGTCTGACCCGTGGCTACTTCGTCCGGCCCACCGTCTTCGGCGAGGTGAGGCCGGAGATGCGCATCGCGCAGGAGGAAATTTTCGGCCCCGTGCTGACGATCATGCCCTACGAAGACGAGGACGACGCGGTGCGGATCGCCAACAGCACCATCTTCGGCCTCGGGGGAGCCATCTGGTCCAAGGACGTAGACAGGGCGATGGCGGTGGGACGGCGGATCGACACCGGCGGCATCGACATCAATGGCGGGACCTTCAATACGCTGGCACCGTTCCGGGGCATCAAGCAGTCCGGCATCGGCGCCGAGCTCGGCGTGGCCGGCCTCGAAGAGTACCTGACGACCAAGTCCTTCCAGCTGCCGATCGACGGAAAGATCGCGGCCTATCTGGAAGGGCGATTCGAAGCTCGTCGCTGA
- a CDS encoding lysyl oxidase family protein encodes MTRTIARAAAAAFVVFALWVPRQALALPDLIAEVFDLGVIVTDVAQEDVDEGCAGGTQNRRLIDFSLRTRNVGADDLILGNPGCPNCTLNPGAACSNPLFECGTSHGHAHFESFARTELLDANGNVVAQGSKYGFCLLDLECDDPQYSCSFQGISAGCSDVYASGLPCQYVDITDAAVPDGLYTLRVTVDPDGEIAEASESNNTIEVPLEIGSTPPVCPEYASTDVPKNIPDESSITSTLVLPDLGNVTSMRVRLAGEHSYVGDLQARLISPASTEVRLVDQICSSDNDFDLYLGDEATTAIPCPATDPSTLKQPAEPLAAFLGEDAQGTWTLHVEDLEAQDDGVLESWSLEVCTICGNGTVDMGEICDDGNALNGDCCSADCQTIGADGTPCASQNQCMVGGTCSSGTCQGGFLLECDPCLTCDPDAGCVVPGDIYPCQDAAPAKSVLVLKNGSVDEADSIIWKWKSQTPVALDEFGAPQASTELTLCVYDASGLVLSATAQSGSDCADGACWDVRDTSAAYTEEDGAVGGLTSIRIKEGTQGKIVLKGRGEMLGVPPLFLPLPATVRLKRNDGTPCWQARFTDPATNAATLFKSRSD; translated from the coding sequence ATGACCAGGACCATTGCTCGTGCCGCTGCCGCGGCGTTCGTCGTTTTCGCGCTGTGGGTGCCGCGGCAGGCTCTGGCGTTGCCGGATCTGATCGCGGAGGTTTTCGACCTCGGCGTCATCGTCACCGACGTTGCGCAGGAAGATGTGGACGAAGGCTGCGCCGGGGGCACGCAGAACCGGCGTCTCATCGACTTCTCGCTGCGGACGCGGAACGTCGGCGCCGACGACCTGATCCTCGGCAACCCCGGCTGCCCCAACTGCACGCTCAATCCGGGCGCGGCCTGCAGCAACCCATTGTTCGAGTGCGGCACGTCGCACGGACATGCGCATTTCGAGTCCTTCGCCCGCACGGAGCTGCTCGACGCCAACGGCAACGTCGTGGCGCAGGGAAGCAAGTACGGCTTCTGTCTCCTCGACCTGGAGTGCGATGACCCGCAGTACAGCTGCTCGTTCCAGGGCATCAGCGCAGGCTGCTCGGACGTCTACGCCTCGGGGCTGCCCTGCCAGTACGTCGACATCACGGATGCTGCCGTACCCGACGGGCTGTACACGCTGCGAGTGACGGTCGATCCCGACGGCGAGATCGCCGAAGCCAGCGAGAGCAACAACACGATCGAGGTGCCGCTGGAGATCGGGAGCACTCCGCCTGTCTGTCCCGAGTACGCGTCCACGGACGTGCCGAAGAACATCCCCGACGAGTCCTCGATCACCTCGACGCTGGTGCTTCCCGATCTCGGCAACGTCACCTCGATGCGCGTACGCTTGGCCGGCGAGCACTCCTACGTCGGCGACCTGCAGGCACGCCTGATCAGCCCTGCATCGACCGAGGTGCGGCTGGTCGACCAGATCTGCAGCTCCGACAACGATTTCGATCTCTATCTCGGCGATGAGGCGACAACTGCCATTCCATGCCCGGCCACCGACCCCTCCACGCTCAAGCAGCCGGCCGAGCCGCTTGCCGCCTTTCTCGGCGAGGACGCGCAGGGGACATGGACGCTGCACGTCGAGGACCTGGAAGCGCAGGATGACGGCGTCCTCGAAAGCTGGAGCCTGGAAGTGTGCACGATCTGCGGCAATGGAACCGTGGACATGGGCGAGATTTGCGATGACGGCAACGCCCTCAACGGAGACTGCTGCTCGGCCGATTGCCAGACCATCGGCGCCGACGGCACCCCGTGCGCGAGCCAGAACCAGTGCATGGTCGGTGGCACGTGCAGCAGCGGCACCTGCCAGGGCGGATTCCTTCTGGAATGCGATCCCTGCCTGACCTGCGATCCCGACGCCGGCTGCGTCGTACCGGGCGACATCTATCCGTGCCAGGACGCGGCGCCGGCAAAGAGCGTGCTCGTTCTCAAGAACGGATCGGTCGATGAGGCCGACTCGATCATCTGGAAGTGGAAGAGCCAGACTCCGGTGGCGCTCGACGAGTTCGGCGCGCCGCAAGCGTCGACCGAGCTCACGCTGTGCGTCTACGACGCCAGCGGCCTGGTGCTGAGCGCGACGGCGCAAAGCGGAAGCGATTGCGCGGACGGCGCCTGCTGGGACGTCCGCGATACCAGCGCGGCCTACACCGAAGAAGACGGGGCCGTCGGCGGCCTGACCAGCATCCGGATCAAGGAAGGGACCCAAGGCAAGATCGTCCTCAAAGGCCGTGGCGAAATGCTCGGCGTCCCCCCGCTCTTCCTGCCCCTCCCCGCAACCGTCCGCCTCAAACGCAACGACGGCACGCCCTGCTGGCAGGCCCGGTTCACCGACCCCGCGACCAACGCCGCCACTCTCTTCAAATCCCGCAGCGACTGA
- a CDS encoding aconitate hydratase, translated as MPCIESTPEFVAAAYDLMRKRLEIVRQRIGRPLTLAQKIILGHLARPELAELEAGVSYVELRPDRVAMQDATAQMALLQFMQAGRPAVAVPTTVHCDHLIQARAGAGPDTDRARSENAEVYDFLASVSAKYGIGFWKPGSGIIHQVVLENYAFPGGLMIGTDSHTPNAGGLGMCAAGVGGADAVDVMAGFPWEVLLPKTIGVRLLGRLEGWSAPKDVILKLCGMLTVKGGTNKIVEYFGPGTSSISCTGKGTICNMGAELGATCSVFPFDDRMAIYLRATGRAALADLAARSLDLVTADAETAEKPELYYDEIVEIDLCTLEPHLVGPHTPDLARPLSQVAAAARTEAYPQRVTAALIGSCTNSSYEDISRVAAIAEEAAAHGYAAKASLLISPGSDMIHAAIARDGQMAALEKVGAQVLANACGPCIGQWKREDVRKGDPNSIVTSFNRNFPGRNDSNPDTLAFIASPEVTLALGLAGSLSFNPLTDMLEANGRSFRLSPPPQAPEVPVGGFERVMTGYQPPSADPETVVVKVRSDSERLSLLDPFPPAVEAQFLRMPLLLKTRGKTTTDHISPAGPWLRYRGHLDRISDNMFTGAIRAGTGERGMTRNPLTGEQGQPVPAVARALKAAGRRWVVVGDENYGEGSSREHAAMSPRHLGCAVVLTRSFARIHESNLKKQGILPLTFSNPADYDRVREDDELSIPAAFTIAPGKPLLMLLHHRDGSEDRIEVRHSCNAEQIGWIQAGGALNLLRAPAA; from the coding sequence ATGCCCTGCATCGAAAGCACGCCGGAGTTCGTCGCCGCAGCCTATGACCTCATGCGCAAGCGGCTCGAGATCGTCCGCCAGCGCATCGGCAGGCCGCTGACCCTGGCGCAGAAGATCATTCTGGGTCATCTGGCGCGGCCCGAGCTGGCCGAGCTGGAGGCCGGAGTGAGCTACGTGGAGCTGAGGCCCGATCGCGTGGCGATGCAGGACGCGACGGCACAGATGGCGCTGCTCCAGTTCATGCAGGCGGGCCGCCCGGCCGTCGCGGTGCCGACCACCGTTCATTGCGATCATCTGATCCAGGCCCGCGCCGGCGCCGGCCCCGACACCGACCGCGCGCGCAGCGAAAATGCCGAGGTCTACGATTTCCTGGCCTCGGTGTCGGCGAAGTACGGGATCGGTTTCTGGAAGCCGGGCTCGGGCATCATCCATCAAGTCGTGCTGGAGAACTATGCGTTTCCCGGCGGCCTCATGATCGGCACCGACTCGCACACGCCCAATGCCGGCGGTCTCGGCATGTGCGCAGCGGGCGTGGGCGGCGCCGATGCCGTCGACGTGATGGCAGGCTTTCCGTGGGAGGTCCTGCTGCCGAAGACGATCGGCGTCCGTCTGTTGGGCAGGCTCGAGGGCTGGAGCGCGCCGAAGGACGTCATCCTCAAGCTCTGCGGCATGCTCACCGTCAAGGGTGGAACCAACAAGATCGTCGAATACTTCGGGCCTGGAACTTCGAGCATCAGCTGCACGGGCAAGGGAACGATCTGCAACATGGGAGCCGAGCTCGGCGCCACGTGCTCGGTGTTCCCTTTCGACGACCGTATGGCGATCTATCTGCGCGCCACCGGCCGTGCCGCGCTGGCCGATCTGGCCGCCCGCAGCCTCGACCTCGTCACCGCCGATGCGGAGACCGCGGAGAAGCCGGAGCTCTACTACGACGAGATCGTCGAGATCGACCTTTGCACGCTGGAACCGCACCTGGTCGGCCCGCATACGCCCGACCTGGCGCGGCCGCTCTCGCAGGTTGCGGCGGCGGCGCGCACCGAGGCGTATCCGCAGCGCGTCACGGCGGCGCTGATCGGCAGCTGCACGAACTCCTCCTACGAGGACATCTCGCGTGTCGCGGCAATCGCCGAGGAGGCGGCGGCCCACGGCTACGCCGCCAAGGCCTCGCTGCTGATCAGCCCGGGAAGCGACATGATCCATGCGGCCATCGCACGCGACGGACAGATGGCGGCGCTGGAGAAGGTCGGTGCACAGGTGCTGGCCAACGCGTGCGGTCCCTGCATCGGCCAGTGGAAGCGCGAGGACGTCCGCAAAGGCGATCCCAACTCCATCGTCACCTCCTTCAACCGCAACTTTCCCGGCCGCAACGATTCGAATCCCGACACGCTGGCATTCATCGCCAGCCCCGAGGTGACGCTTGCGCTCGGGCTGGCGGGCTCGCTGTCATTCAATCCGCTCACCGACATGCTGGAGGCGAACGGGCGGTCTTTTCGGCTGTCGCCGCCGCCGCAGGCGCCCGAGGTTCCCGTGGGCGGCTTCGAGCGCGTGATGACGGGCTATCAGCCGCCCTCCGCCGACCCCGAGACGGTGGTGGTGAAGGTGCGCAGCGACAGCGAGAGGCTCTCGCTGCTCGACCCGTTTCCGCCGGCAGTCGAAGCGCAGTTCCTGCGCATGCCGCTGCTGCTGAAGACGCGGGGCAAGACCACCACCGACCACATCAGCCCCGCCGGCCCATGGCTGCGCTACCGCGGCCATCTCGATCGCATCAGCGACAACATGTTCACCGGCGCCATCCGTGCGGGAACCGGCGAGCGCGGCATGACGCGCAATCCGCTCACCGGCGAGCAGGGTCAGCCCGTTCCCGCGGTCGCGCGGGCGCTCAAGGCGGCCGGCCGCCGCTGGGTGGTCGTCGGCGACGAGAACTACGGCGAAGGCTCCAGCCGCGAGCATGCCGCCATGAGCCCGCGACATCTCGGCTGCGCGGTGGTGCTGACGCGCAGCTTCGCGCGCATTCACGAGTCCAACCTGAAGAAGCAGGGGATCCTGCCGCTGACGTTCTCCAACCCCGCCGACTACGACCGGGTACGCGAGGACGACGAGCTGTCGATTCCCGCCGCTTTCACGATCGCGCCGGGCAAGCCGCTGCTGATGCTGCTGCACCACCGCGACGGCAGCGAGGACCGCATCGAAGTCCGCCACTCCTGCAACGCCGAGCAGATCGGCTGGATTCAGGCAGGTGGAGCGCTCAACCTGCTGCGCGCTCCGGCGGCCTAG
- the gltX gene encoding glutamate--tRNA ligase translates to MQAIRTRFAPSPTGHLHIGGARTALFNYLHARRHSGHFVLRIEDSDRERSTEEFTRSILEALSWLGLSYDEGPYYQSRRGDYYEQVIDRLLASGHAYHCLCTPEELEAKRQAAQAAGRTPAYDRTCRDAGHQPVAGRRSVVRLKVPLDGQTIMTDVIRGVIAFENRELDDFVIVRSDGSPMFHLVNVADDIDMGITHILRGEDHITNTPRQMQIFAALGARPPVYGHMPLIVGQDRTRLSKRHGATSVLAYRDAGFLPEATINYLARLGWSHGDQEVFTRQELIELFDPAGINKAAAAWDIEKYSWVNAQHMRALGLEELTRHVRPILAERGHGGRDEGWLEQAVALVRERARTLVELADQLEPLVRDEIEYDAKAAEKFLGEGERARLLALCDRLQTLEPWEAPGIEGVFRAVCEEQGIKLGALAQPARVALTGATASPGIFELCAVLGRERTASRIRSACDAAASGGLRTRPAGALGSSDAAG, encoded by the coding sequence ATGCAGGCCATTCGCACGCGTTTTGCACCCAGCCCCACCGGCCATCTGCACATCGGCGGCGCCCGCACGGCGCTGTTCAACTACCTTCATGCCCGCCGGCACAGCGGACACTTCGTGCTGCGGATCGAAGACAGCGACCGTGAGCGATCGACCGAGGAATTCACTCGTTCGATCCTGGAAGCCCTGAGCTGGCTGGGGCTCTCCTACGACGAGGGCCCCTACTACCAGTCGCGGCGCGGCGACTATTACGAGCAGGTCATCGATCGCCTGCTCGCCAGCGGCCATGCCTATCATTGTCTGTGCACGCCAGAGGAGCTCGAGGCCAAACGGCAGGCCGCTCAAGCCGCCGGCCGGACGCCGGCGTACGATCGCACCTGCCGTGATGCCGGACACCAGCCGGTGGCAGGGCGGCGAAGCGTTGTGCGGCTCAAGGTGCCGCTGGACGGACAGACGATCATGACCGACGTCATTCGCGGCGTCATCGCGTTCGAGAACCGCGAGCTCGACGACTTCGTCATCGTACGCTCGGACGGCAGTCCGATGTTCCATCTCGTCAACGTTGCCGACGACATCGACATGGGGATCACGCACATCCTGCGCGGGGAAGACCACATCACCAATACGCCGCGGCAGATGCAGATCTTCGCCGCCCTCGGCGCCAGGCCGCCGGTCTATGGGCACATGCCGCTGATCGTGGGGCAGGACCGAACGCGGCTGTCCAAGCGCCACGGCGCCACCTCCGTCCTGGCCTATCGCGACGCGGGCTTCCTGCCGGAGGCCACCATCAACTACCTGGCCCGCCTCGGCTGGTCGCACGGCGACCAGGAGGTCTTTACCAGGCAGGAGCTGATCGAGCTGTTCGATCCGGCCGGCATCAACAAGGCTGCCGCAGCCTGGGATATCGAGAAGTACTCGTGGGTGAATGCGCAGCACATGCGAGCGCTCGGCCTCGAGGAGCTGACGCGCCATGTCCGGCCGATCCTGGCCGAGCGCGGGCATGGCGGCCGCGACGAGGGCTGGCTCGAGCAGGCCGTGGCACTCGTGCGCGAGCGCGCGCGTACGCTGGTCGAGCTGGCCGATCAGCTCGAGCCGCTGGTGCGCGACGAGATCGAATACGACGCCAAGGCCGCCGAGAAATTTCTTGGCGAAGGGGAGAGGGCGCGGCTGCTGGCGCTGTGCGACCGCCTGCAGACGCTGGAGCCGTGGGAGGCTCCGGGCATCGAGGGTGTCTTTCGCGCCGTGTGCGAGGAGCAAGGGATCAAGCTCGGTGCGCTCGCGCAGCCTGCTCGCGTCGCGCTGACGGGCGCGACCGCGAGCCCCGGCATCTTCGAGCTGTGCGCGGTGCTCGGACGCGAGCGGACGGCGTCGCGCATACGTTCAGCCTGCGATGCCGCGGCATCGGGCGGGCTGCGGACCAGACCCGCGGGCGCGCTCGGCTCTAGCGATGCCGCCGGCTAG